A stretch of Amycolatopsis balhimycina FH 1894 DNA encodes these proteins:
- a CDS encoding L,D-transpeptidase has protein sequence MKRLLAGAAALATAFVLAACSGGGASGGQNAGGGAVAAAGTGGGAPTTSSTTPAPTTASATPTPTPTSATPTSKPAPTSTTPKPKPKPKPQPQPPADPGVPCAAAAAAPGTAACVDISAHKAWLLQGGKVIYGPVPMLPGRKSNPTPTGTFSVLYKEKMHLSKEFDNAEMPNSVFFYPGDAFHTGSLSVYSHGCIHLSAGASLKFFTTLHVGDVVQVVP, from the coding sequence GTGAAGAGGCTTCTGGCGGGAGCGGCCGCGCTGGCCACCGCGTTCGTGCTGGCCGCGTGCTCCGGCGGCGGGGCGTCCGGCGGCCAGAACGCGGGTGGCGGGGCCGTCGCCGCCGCGGGGACCGGCGGTGGGGCGCCGACCACGTCCAGCACCACGCCGGCGCCCACGACGGCCAGTGCCACGCCGACACCGACACCGACGTCCGCGACGCCGACCTCGAAGCCGGCGCCGACCAGCACCACGCCCAAGCCGAAGCCCAAGCCGAAGCCGCAACCGCAGCCCCCGGCGGACCCGGGCGTCCCGTGCGCGGCGGCGGCCGCGGCGCCGGGCACCGCCGCCTGCGTCGACATCTCGGCGCACAAGGCGTGGCTGCTGCAGGGCGGCAAGGTGATCTACGGGCCGGTGCCGATGCTGCCGGGCCGGAAGAGCAACCCGACCCCGACCGGCACGTTCAGCGTCCTTTACAAGGAAAAGATGCATCTGTCGAAGGAATTCGACAATGCTGAGATGCCGAACTCGGTGTTCTTCTACCCGGGTGACGCCTTCCACACGGGTAGCCTCTCGGTGTATTCGCACGGCTGCATCCACCTGTCGGCGGGTGCGTCGTTGAAGTTCTTCACCACGCTGCACGTCGGTGACGTGGTGCAGGTCGTGCCGTAA
- a CDS encoding PQQ-dependent sugar dehydrogenase — MTGALLPAVSTGVASAATLPPGFVLQDTDSGLGAGSLTDFGYLPDNSTIVTGKDGTVRWLPVTGTGKTIATLPVRTNEDLGLMGLAIAPDYATSHSIYLTRSINISGSFVMRLARFTVTVDAAGAPAGLTGEQTLFEVPGNFNVHGIDTVIAAADGTFWLSIGDNGDYTKVNPISLRAQDINQPYGKIFHLTADGNGVPSNPYYDAANPGSTASKVFARGFRNPFRFSIDPNLGLPVVGDVGFNTWEEVDVVQRGGNQGWPCWEGTHPTPGYSDLAGCAGVANQPPIYEYNHGDGAMQGNSVSGGILYNGSSYPAAYHGAYFFGDYAKNKIWTLTYDDQGKLTQAPQSPPLFTDIGGPVKFAAAPNGDIVYADIISGKLRRLSYSAGNTVPVANASSTTDPATRTVTFDGSTSVDYDNDVLTYDWDFGDGQVAPNAGPKMSHAYAAGTETFTATLTVRDPLGATGTTTIAVAPGNHTPELTLTTPGDTATFAVKQQVSLSATATDAEDGALPVTWTSAVQHCPTEGTCHLHPDVGGTGASFSVPFTAHPDSRMTFTASVTDSAGVKTSKTYTAMPRRHQLTLVSTQPAVLTIAIEGGIGTSSAQVTEGATFDVEAAGTAIDGVSTFTGWQGGPTDNTWVITVGTTDMTLTANYATAIDQRYNADPALQAKLGAPTAAEVTDGPVHYRAYANGRLYWSAATGTQLVTGPVLDKYVAFGGSNVLGPPTNDTTTTPDGVAQYNHFVNNGNVGSIYYTAATGAHALYGEIRKKWAALDFERGLGFPTTDEGGTPDGVGRYNHFLKGTNVGSIYYTAATGAHAIFGEIRKKWAALDFERGLGYPATDELGTPDGRGRYNHFSLGHSIYYTVATGAHAVKGEIRKRWAALGWEGSYLHYPKTDEYVTNGVYRSDFEGGYITFTLSGGAVDRPW, encoded by the coding sequence ATGACTGGAGCGTTGCTGCCCGCCGTGTCCACGGGGGTGGCGTCGGCGGCAACACTCCCGCCGGGATTCGTCCTGCAGGACACCGACTCCGGCCTGGGGGCCGGATCACTCACCGATTTCGGCTACCTGCCGGACAACTCGACCATCGTGACCGGCAAGGACGGCACCGTCCGCTGGTTGCCGGTCACCGGAACGGGTAAGACGATCGCCACGCTTCCGGTCCGCACCAACGAGGACCTCGGTCTCATGGGGCTGGCCATCGCGCCCGACTACGCGACGTCACACTCGATCTACCTGACGCGCTCGATCAACATCTCCGGCAGCTTCGTCATGCGGCTGGCGCGGTTCACGGTCACCGTGGACGCGGCCGGTGCACCGGCCGGCCTGACCGGCGAGCAGACGCTGTTCGAGGTGCCGGGCAACTTCAACGTCCACGGCATCGACACGGTCATCGCCGCCGCCGACGGGACGTTCTGGCTGTCGATCGGCGACAACGGCGACTACACCAAGGTGAACCCGATTTCGCTGCGGGCCCAGGACATCAACCAGCCGTACGGCAAGATCTTCCACCTCACGGCCGACGGCAACGGCGTGCCGTCCAACCCGTACTACGACGCGGCCAACCCCGGTTCGACCGCGAGCAAGGTGTTCGCCCGCGGGTTCCGCAACCCGTTCCGGTTCAGCATCGACCCGAACCTCGGCCTGCCGGTCGTCGGTGACGTCGGCTTCAACACCTGGGAAGAGGTCGACGTCGTCCAGCGCGGCGGCAACCAGGGCTGGCCGTGCTGGGAAGGCACCCACCCGACCCCGGGCTACAGCGATCTCGCCGGCTGCGCCGGGGTGGCGAACCAGCCGCCGATCTACGAGTACAACCACGGCGACGGCGCTATGCAGGGCAACAGCGTCAGCGGCGGGATCCTCTACAACGGATCCAGCTACCCGGCCGCGTACCACGGTGCCTACTTCTTCGGCGACTACGCGAAGAACAAGATCTGGACGTTGACGTACGACGACCAGGGCAAGCTCACGCAGGCGCCGCAGAGCCCGCCGCTGTTCACCGACATCGGCGGCCCGGTGAAGTTCGCCGCGGCACCGAACGGCGACATCGTCTACGCGGACATCATCTCCGGGAAGCTGCGCCGGCTGAGCTATTCGGCCGGCAACACCGTCCCGGTGGCGAACGCGTCGTCCACCACCGACCCGGCCACCCGGACCGTGACGTTCGACGGCTCCACGTCGGTCGACTACGACAACGACGTGCTGACCTACGACTGGGACTTCGGGGACGGGCAGGTCGCCCCCAACGCCGGTCCGAAGATGTCCCACGCCTACGCGGCGGGCACCGAGACGTTCACCGCGACACTGACGGTCCGCGACCCGCTGGGCGCCACCGGCACGACCACCATCGCGGTCGCGCCGGGCAACCACACCCCGGAGCTCACCCTCACCACGCCGGGCGACACCGCGACGTTCGCGGTGAAGCAGCAGGTCTCCCTCAGCGCCACCGCGACCGACGCCGAGGACGGCGCGCTGCCGGTCACCTGGACCTCGGCGGTGCAGCACTGCCCGACCGAGGGGACCTGCCACCTGCACCCGGACGTGGGTGGGACCGGGGCGAGCTTCTCGGTGCCGTTCACCGCGCACCCCGACTCCCGGATGACGTTCACCGCTTCGGTGACCGACAGCGCGGGCGTCAAGACGTCCAAGACGTACACGGCCATGCCGCGACGGCACCAGCTCACCCTGGTCAGCACGCAGCCCGCGGTGCTGACGATCGCGATCGAGGGCGGTATCGGTACCAGCTCGGCGCAGGTCACCGAGGGTGCGACGTTCGACGTCGAAGCCGCGGGGACGGCTATCGACGGCGTCTCGACGTTCACCGGCTGGCAGGGCGGTCCGACGGACAACACGTGGGTCATCACCGTCGGCACGACCGACATGACGCTGACGGCGAACTACGCGACCGCGATCGACCAGCGCTACAACGCCGACCCGGCGTTGCAGGCGAAGCTCGGGGCGCCGACGGCGGCCGAGGTCACCGACGGCCCGGTCCACTACCGCGCCTACGCGAACGGACGGCTCTACTGGAGCGCCGCGACCGGGACGCAGCTGGTCACCGGACCGGTGCTGGACAAGTACGTCGCCTTCGGCGGCAGCAACGTCCTCGGGCCGCCGACGAACGACACCACGACGACCCCGGACGGCGTGGCGCAGTACAACCACTTCGTCAACAACGGCAACGTCGGTTCGATCTACTACACGGCAGCGACCGGTGCGCACGCGCTCTACGGTGAGATCCGGAAGAAGTGGGCGGCGCTCGACTTCGAGCGTGGCCTGGGCTTCCCGACGACCGACGAGGGCGGCACGCCGGACGGAGTCGGCCGCTACAACCACTTCCTCAAGGGCACCAACGTCGGTTCGATCTACTACACGGCCGCGACCGGTGCGCACGCCATCTTCGGCGAGATCCGGAAGAAGTGGGCGGCGCTCGACTTCGAGCGCGGTCTCGGCTACCCGGCCACCGACGAGCTCGGGACGCCGGACGGCCGTGGCCGCTACAACCACTTCAGCCTCGGCCACTCGATCTACTACACGGTGGCGACCGGTGCGCACGCCGTGAAGGGCGAGATCCGGAAGCGGTGGGCGGCCCTCGGGTGGGAGGGGTCCTACCTGCACTACCC